The following are from one region of the Fusarium keratoplasticum isolate Fu6.1 chromosome 4, whole genome shotgun sequence genome:
- a CDS encoding Methionine aminopeptidase 2 yields the protein MGAKISEDHPPQGNGGGPLSNDPCSAGGEPRGAHLSRDGDGSVGDKGGDDDDDDDDEGVVSAVPLTDASDKKKKKKRKPKKKKAKKATHQSSPPRVPLSELFAPGQYPAGEFLDYEDTNTARTTAAELRALDRKQLEDPAFLDEYRRAAEVHRQVRQWAQESVKPGQTLRDIANGIEDGVRALLGNQGLEPGDGLKSGMGFPTGLCLNHETAHYTPNPGQKDVVLQYEDVMKVDFGVHINGWIVDSAFTMSFDPTYDNLLAAVKDATNSGIKASGIDVRICDVSAAIQEAMESYEVEIGGKTYPVKPVRNISAHNIQHYRIHGGKSIPFIKNSDQTKMEEGEVFAIETFGTTGRGRLYDDVGIYGYKLENGGPSPASLPFASAKKLHKVIKENFGNIVFCRRYLERLGQERYLAGLNCLVSNGLLEAYEPLADVKGSYSAQFEHTILLRESSKEILSRGSDY from the exons ATGGGCGCCAAGATATCTGAAGATCACCCCCCGCAGGGAAATG GCGGCGGTCCCCTCTCAAACGACCCTTGCTCCGCCGGCGGAGAACCAAGAGGCGCTCACTTGTCCCGTGATGGGGACGGGAGTGTGGGTGACAaaggcggcgacgacgacgacgacgatgatgacgagggtGTCGTTAGCGCCGTGCCGCTGACTGATGCATCTGataagaagaaaaagaagaagagaaagcccaagaagaagaaggccaagaaggctaCTCACCAATCATCCCCTCCGAGGGTGCCGCTGAGTGAGCTCTTTGCTCCTGGACAGTATCCTGCAGGAGAGTTCCTCGACTATGAGGATACCAACACGGCTCGCACCACTGCGGCGGAGTTGCGTGCCCTTGACCGCAAGCAACTTGAGGACCCTGCGTTCCTCGATGAGTACCGCCGGGCGGCAGAAGTGCACCGCCAAGTACGCCAGTGGGCTCAGGAGAGCGTCAAGCCAGGCCAGACACTACGTGACATTGCCAACGGCATCGAGGATGGCGTGCGAgccctcctcggcaaccAGGGCCTCGAACCgggcgatggcctcaagTCCGGGATGGGGTTTCCAACCGGCCTGTGCCTCAACCACGAGACGGCACACTACACGCCCAACCCTGGCCAGAAGGATGTCGTCCTGCAGTACGAGGATGTCATGAAGGTCGACTTTGGCGTGCACATCAACGGATGGATCGTCGATAGTGCGTTTACCATGTCATTTGACCCCACGTATGATAACCTCCTCGCGGCGGTCAAGGACGCGACCAATAGCGGCATCAAG GCTTCTGGAATCGACGTGCGCATCTGCGACGTCAGTGCGGCTATCCAGGAGGCCATGGAGAGCTACGAGGTAGAGATTGGCGGCAAGACGTACCCGGTCAAGCCGGTCCGCAACATCAGCGCGCACAACATCCAGCACTACCGGATCCACGGCGGCAAGTCGATCCCCTTCATCAAGAACTCGGACCagaccaagatggaggagggggaagTCTTTGCCATCGAGACGTTTGGGACCACGGGGCGCGGCCGCTTGTACGATGAC GTCGGAATCTACGGTTACAAGCTGGAGAATGGAGGTCCGTCTCCGGCGTCGCTGCCTTTTGCCTCGGCGAAGAAGCTGcacaaggtcatcaaggagaacttTGGTAACATTGTGTTTTGCCGGCGCTACCTTGAGCGTCTAGGCCAGGAGCGGTACTTGGCCGGG CTGAATTGCCTGGTTTCCAATGGTCTGCTGGAGGCTTATGAACCGCTtgccgacgtcaaggggtCGTACTCAGCTCAGTTTGAGCAT ACAATTCTGCTTCGAGAGTCTAGCAAGGAGATTCTGAGTCGAGGAAGTGATTATTAG